The following are encoded in a window of Candidatus Ozemobacteraceae bacterium genomic DNA:
- a CDS encoding SpoIIE family protein phosphatase has product MTADIASPASRPKGSLLSRLAGILLLLVIPTATAWVFGNAVIAQKLADQKAAAVGLPDALPAPGDVAGRLDSHQAKAALNAFVLFLGLLLVLVVKETDFGNRFRIVSVRYKLIGLLLYAVILPISGLLFFGWKYVAEFRELLVQEAYIACQASINDVENGFEKEKSRLLQRFRSYRNMPELQADPGSLYKKFRDLERNKQMTWIEVRDMNANVLLTTQSDKSNKLSIICKAIARLGITRFLGHRLAMMAPQRLNASEVLIQEFFESPLGGWGRVFESPNELHRASFAGQDILYYWDVFQETDIKPAYLVVDLHMKYAVRSYLLESLDKRISSGHGALRMLAWSIPFKTFLQEKPPEDATIKQFVDRVILANAPLNAAIRWQNDEWLAVGTPGKKLPESVLQSLYPVGEIDRQIAAIRSDLFWGVILAVIIAVLIGMLFSHTLIRPVANLMGGVQALRRRDTSHRLEILQNDELGKLSARFNATSETLADVIYAKDIQALMIPEKAPEIKGYAADLINIPAADLGGDFCDILPVGPDKWLMVIGDVTGHGVSSALVTAMTKTIVSEYARKEQLELSDMLACLNDMLYSQFQRKKCMTFFAAMLDTRDGTIECAAAAHPLPLLFRGGRLEAFPKIGCPPLGFSQDRKEFPRTTIMLEPGDCLVLFTDILIELHDRTGKPLGTKGFAAICERHVALEPAAMRARILEDVTAIGGSELDDDLTMIVLKRGTAVATAS; this is encoded by the coding sequence ATGACTGCTGACATCGCGTCTCCCGCCTCGCGTCCGAAAGGCTCTCTGCTGAGCCGCCTGGCCGGCATTCTGCTTCTGCTCGTCATCCCGACTGCGACGGCGTGGGTTTTCGGCAACGCCGTCATCGCGCAGAAGCTGGCCGACCAGAAGGCTGCGGCGGTCGGCCTTCCAGACGCACTCCCGGCACCGGGAGACGTGGCCGGCCGCCTGGATTCACACCAGGCGAAAGCGGCATTGAATGCGTTCGTGCTCTTCCTGGGCCTCCTTCTCGTCTTGGTTGTCAAGGAAACCGACTTTGGAAACCGGTTTCGCATCGTTTCCGTCCGGTACAAGCTTATCGGCCTCCTCCTGTATGCCGTTATTCTGCCTATCTCCGGGCTTTTGTTCTTCGGCTGGAAATACGTGGCGGAGTTCAGGGAACTCCTGGTTCAGGAGGCATACATCGCCTGCCAGGCGAGCATCAACGACGTCGAAAACGGCTTCGAAAAGGAAAAATCCAGGCTGCTTCAACGGTTCAGATCGTATCGGAATATGCCGGAACTCCAGGCGGATCCCGGATCGTTGTACAAGAAATTTCGCGACCTGGAGCGGAACAAGCAGATGACGTGGATCGAAGTGCGCGATATGAACGCCAACGTTCTGCTGACCACCCAGTCGGACAAGTCGAACAAGCTTTCCATCATCTGCAAGGCGATCGCCCGGCTCGGCATCACCCGGTTCCTCGGCCATCGGCTTGCGATGATGGCGCCCCAGAGACTCAACGCATCCGAAGTGCTGATCCAGGAGTTTTTCGAAAGCCCGCTCGGCGGCTGGGGCAGGGTGTTCGAAAGCCCCAACGAACTGCACAGGGCCAGTTTCGCCGGCCAGGACATTCTGTATTACTGGGACGTCTTTCAAGAGACGGATATCAAACCCGCCTACCTCGTCGTGGATCTGCACATGAAGTATGCGGTCAGATCATATCTCCTCGAATCTCTCGACAAGCGCATTTCGAGCGGTCACGGCGCACTTCGCATGCTGGCCTGGTCGATTCCCTTCAAGACGTTTCTCCAGGAGAAGCCGCCGGAAGACGCGACGATCAAGCAGTTCGTCGATCGCGTCATTCTCGCGAACGCGCCGCTGAATGCCGCCATCCGCTGGCAGAACGACGAATGGCTGGCCGTCGGCACCCCGGGGAAGAAGCTTCCCGAGAGCGTTCTGCAGAGCCTGTACCCGGTTGGCGAAATCGACCGTCAGATCGCGGCCATCAGGTCGGATCTGTTCTGGGGCGTCATTCTCGCGGTGATCATCGCGGTTCTGATCGGCATGCTGTTCTCGCACACGCTCATCAGGCCCGTCGCCAACCTGATGGGCGGCGTCCAGGCCCTGCGCCGTCGCGACACCTCGCACCGGCTCGAGATCCTCCAGAACGATGAGCTCGGAAAACTCTCGGCGCGGTTCAATGCCACCAGCGAAACGCTGGCCGACGTGATCTACGCCAAGGACATCCAGGCGCTGATGATTCCGGAGAAAGCGCCGGAGATCAAGGGATATGCAGCCGATCTGATCAACATTCCCGCTGCCGATCTCGGAGGAGATTTCTGCGATATTCTCCCGGTCGGGCCGGACAAATGGCTGATGGTGATCGGCGACGTCACCGGCCACGGCGTCAGTTCGGCGCTCGTGACGGCGATGACGAAGACGATCGTCTCGGAATACGCGCGGAAAGAGCAACTGGAACTGAGCGACATGCTCGCGTGCCTGAACGACATGCTCTATAGCCAGTTCCAGCGCAAAAAATGCATGACGTTCTTCGCGGCGATGCTCGATACGCGCGACGGGACAATCGAGTGCGCCGCCGCGGCTCATCCCCTTCCGCTCCTTTTCCGCGGCGGGCGACTCGAGGCGTTTCCGAAAATCGGCTGCCCGCCCCTCGGGTTCAGCCAGGATCGGAAGGAGTTTCCCCGGACGACGATCATGCTCGAGCCCGGCGATTGCCTGGTCCTGTTCACCGATATCCTGATCGAGCTGCATGACAGAACGGGAAAGCCGCTCGGAACGAAAGGCTTCGCGGCCATCTGCGAGAGACATGTCGCGCTCGAACCGGCCGCCATGCGCGCCCGGATTCTCGAGGACGTGACCGCCATCGGGGGAAGCGAACTGGACGACGACCTGACCATGATCGTCCTGAAACGGGGAACCGCCGTCGCGACGGCTTCCTGA
- a CDS encoding SH3 domain-containing protein encodes MLRASSRKLLAPFTSIVHAIISFALVYALASGVTTQLAAEDLATPRKGLVQNVPLATPWNGCLLVRDGPNTNSTILGHVINGTFVQVEATEGAWYKISSPMTGYVYGTYVRFVDPETPSTGQGNPTIAVPLEELVLKAEPWTRVKMLEERRRLLEQNDTASSSGMPSGR; translated from the coding sequence ATGCTTCGAGCATCATCCCGGAAACTCCTGGCGCCGTTCACAAGTATCGTGCATGCTATAATATCATTTGCCCTCGTCTACGCCCTGGCGTCAGGCGTCACGACGCAGCTTGCCGCAGAGGATCTCGCGACTCCCCGGAAAGGTCTGGTTCAGAACGTTCCCCTCGCCACGCCGTGGAACGGATGTCTGCTGGTCCGCGACGGGCCGAACACGAACTCGACGATTCTCGGCCACGTCATCAACGGAACCTTCGTCCAGGTCGAGGCCACCGAAGGGGCATGGTACAAGATATCTTCACCGATGACCGGGTATGTCTACGGCACCTACGTCAGGTTCGTCGATCCGGAAACCCCCTCGACAGGCCAGGGGAATCCGACGATCGCGGTTCCCCTCGAAGAACTCGTCCTCAAGGCGGAACCATGGACGCGCGTGAAAATGCTCGAAGAAAGGCGCCGGCTTCTTGAACAGAACGACACGGCCTCATCCTCCGGGATGCCGTCCGGCCGCTGA